From one Halococcus agarilyticus genomic stretch:
- a CDS encoding aminopeptidase, translating to MDPRIREHAHLIAEAVDLSAGDEFVIKSEPPADDLVTALYEIAGERGAHPLAVRTNRSGRAIRAYLRAADEADVEFETPGHQQALIEAADCHAIIRAHQNVTELGDVDSETNAAYESAHSPILDERLGDRWTLTQHPAPANAQLAEMSTEAYENFVYDAVLKDWDEQDGFQAQMVEILDPADEVRIVSGEGTDVTMSVAGNHTINDTNTNNLPGGEVFTAPQPDSVEGEVHFDKPVYRRGSEITDVRLSFEDGEVVEHSAEKNEDLLTSILDTDEGARRLGELGIGMNRDITEFTYNMLFDEKMGDTVHMAVGRAYEANVGEDNEQNGSAQHVDMIVDMGEDSRIEVDGEVVQRNGTFRFEDDFDE from the coding sequence ATGGACCCCCGCATCCGCGAGCACGCCCATCTGATCGCCGAGGCCGTCGATCTCTCGGCGGGCGACGAGTTCGTCATCAAGTCCGAACCACCGGCCGACGACCTCGTGACTGCGCTGTACGAGATCGCCGGCGAGCGCGGCGCACACCCGCTCGCGGTGCGCACGAACCGAAGCGGCCGGGCGATCCGGGCGTACCTCCGGGCGGCCGACGAGGCCGACGTCGAGTTCGAGACGCCGGGCCACCAGCAGGCGTTGATCGAGGCAGCCGACTGCCACGCCATCATCCGCGCCCACCAGAACGTGACCGAGCTCGGCGACGTCGACAGCGAGACGAACGCCGCCTACGAGAGCGCCCACAGCCCGATCCTCGACGAGCGCCTCGGCGACCGCTGGACACTGACCCAACACCCCGCGCCCGCGAACGCCCAGCTCGCCGAGATGAGCACCGAGGCCTACGAGAACTTCGTCTACGACGCCGTTCTGAAGGACTGGGACGAGCAGGACGGGTTTCAGGCACAGATGGTCGAAATCCTCGACCCCGCCGATGAGGTCCGGATCGTCTCGGGCGAGGGGACTGACGTGACGATGTCGGTCGCCGGCAACCACACCATCAACGACACGAACACCAACAACCTGCCTGGCGGCGAGGTGTTCACCGCCCCCCAGCCGGACAGCGTGGAGGGCGAGGTCCACTTCGACAAGCCGGTGTACCGCCGCGGTAGCGAGATCACCGATGTCCGACTGAGCTTCGAGGACGGCGAAGTGGTCGAACACAGCGCCGAAAAGAACGAGGACCTCCTGACGTCGATCCTCGACACCGACGAGGGCGCGCGCCGGCTCGGCGAGCTCGGCATCGGGATGAATCGCGACATCACCGAGTTCACGTACAACATGCTGTTCGACGAGAAGATGGGCGACACCGTCCACATGGCGGTCGGACGGGCCTACGAAGCGAACGTCGGCGAGGACAACGAACAGAACGGGAGCGCCCAGCACGTCGACATGATCGTGGACATGGGCGAGGATTCGCGGATCGAGGTCGACGGCGAGGTGGTCCAACGGAACGGCACCTTCCGGTTCGAGGACGACTTCGACGAATAG
- a CDS encoding ketopantoate reductase family protein, with translation MEIVVFGAGSLGSLVGGLCAREHRVTLVGRDPHIQTVREAGLHVGGAFDLAVHPAARTDPPPSADLALVTVKAFDTADAGRTLADRDLDAVCSLQNGLGNEEALATHLDGVLAGTCTYGARFVEPGHVECTGIGEIALGAPDGGNSARAERVGRALRVAGIETVVADDMPRRLWKKLAINAGINPTTALARVENGALRDDTLSGIAREAARETARVAREQGIDLGDDEAVAALEAVVETTAENTSSMLQDVRAGRRTEIDAISGAVVDRASGPVPVNRTLAGLVGAWEAGDR, from the coding sequence ATGGAGATCGTCGTCTTCGGTGCCGGGAGCCTCGGCAGTCTCGTCGGCGGCCTGTGCGCTCGCGAGCACCGCGTAACCCTCGTCGGGCGCGATCCCCACATCCAGACAGTCCGCGAGGCGGGCCTTCACGTCGGCGGTGCGTTCGATCTCGCCGTTCATCCGGCCGCACGAACCGATCCGCCTCCGTCTGCCGACCTCGCGCTGGTGACTGTCAAGGCGTTCGATACGGCTGACGCCGGCCGCACGCTCGCCGACCGTGATCTCGACGCCGTCTGCTCGCTCCAGAACGGCCTCGGCAATGAGGAAGCTCTCGCCACGCACCTCGACGGGGTTCTCGCGGGCACCTGTACCTACGGCGCGCGGTTCGTCGAACCGGGTCACGTCGAGTGCACCGGGATCGGCGAGATCGCGCTCGGCGCACCCGACGGCGGCAACTCGGCCCGTGCCGAGCGGGTCGGCCGCGCGCTCCGAGTGGCGGGCATCGAGACGGTCGTCGCCGACGACATGCCTCGACGGCTCTGGAAGAAACTCGCGATCAACGCGGGCATCAACCCCACGACCGCGCTCGCCCGGGTCGAAAACGGTGCACTCCGCGACGATACACTCTCCGGCATCGCTCGCGAAGCCGCCCGCGAGACCGCTCGCGTCGCGCGCGAGCAGGGGATCGATCTCGGAGATGACGAAGCCGTCGCGGCGCTCGAAGCTGTCGTCGAGACCACGGCCGAGAACACCTCCTCGATGCTGCAGGACGTGCGTGCGGGCCGGCGAACGGAGATCGACGCGATCAGCGGGGCCGTCGTCGACCGCGCCAGTGGTCCCGTTCCGGTGAACCGGACGCTTGCCGGCCTGGTCGGCGCGTGGGAAGCCGGCGATCGGTAA
- a CDS encoding SDR family NAD(P)-dependent oxidoreductase — protein sequence MTRTVVVAGVGPGLGASIVRKFAAEGCDVGLFARSAKFVEDLADELDEAPGDALAVPTDVTDPEAVAAGFETVREAFGPVDVLVNHASGGAWKGLRDLSTEEFDEALAVGARGGFLCSQEAVEDMLDNDGGTVIFTGATSSVRGNDGALAFSAGKFAVRGMAESMARDLGPEGIHVAHVVIDGGIRPPGREVGSPEEYLDPDAIAESYWHLVEQDRSAWTLELDLRPHTEGF from the coding sequence ATGACACGCACAGTCGTCGTCGCGGGCGTCGGCCCAGGGCTCGGCGCGTCGATCGTCCGGAAGTTCGCGGCGGAAGGCTGCGACGTGGGACTGTTCGCGCGCTCGGCCAAGTTCGTGGAGGATCTCGCGGACGAACTCGACGAAGCGCCTGGCGACGCGCTTGCAGTCCCGACCGACGTCACCGATCCGGAAGCGGTCGCAGCGGGGTTCGAGACCGTTCGTGAGGCATTCGGCCCCGTGGACGTACTCGTGAACCACGCCAGCGGCGGTGCGTGGAAGGGGCTACGGGACCTCTCGACGGAGGAGTTCGATGAGGCGCTCGCGGTCGGCGCGCGCGGCGGCTTCCTTTGCTCGCAGGAGGCCGTCGAGGACATGCTCGACAACGACGGCGGGACGGTGATCTTCACCGGCGCGACCTCCTCAGTACGAGGCAACGACGGCGCACTCGCGTTCTCGGCCGGGAAGTTCGCGGTCCGGGGAATGGCCGAGTCGATGGCGCGCGACCTCGGCCCCGAGGGGATCCACGTCGCCCACGTCGTCATCGACGGCGGCATCCGCCCACCAGGACGCGAGGTCGGGAGTCCGGAGGAGTACCTCGATCCCGACGCCATCGCCGAAAGCTACTGGCATCTCGTCGAACAGGATCGGAGCGCGTGGACACTCGAACTCGACTTGCGGCCGCACACAGAGGGGTTCTAG
- a CDS encoding aminopeptidase, whose product MDPRIHDHAEVIVEHSTSIEPDDAVSITAPPAAEDLVIALYEKLGERGANPSTTMSSSRARRAFMRASEPDDFELPAQSMAAVEAADVFIQIRAATNTHETGDVAPEKNAAYGAAMKPLSDEVMDKRWCGTQFPTHGNAQDAEMSSEGYEAFVYDAVLKDWDAQREHQEQLVEILDPASEVHIVSGDTTDLRLSVDGMVTQNDYGENNLPGGEVFTAPVPDSVEGEVLFDKPVMAQGREVNGVSLRFEGGEVVEHSAERNEDVLTAILDTDEGARRLGELGIGMNRDITQFTYNMLFDEKMGDTVHLAVGRAYEETVGEDRERNESAMHQDMIVDMSEDSRIEVDGEVIQRDGTFRFEDGFEE is encoded by the coding sequence ATGGACCCTCGCATCCACGACCACGCCGAGGTCATCGTCGAGCACTCCACGAGCATCGAGCCTGACGACGCCGTCTCGATCACCGCCCCGCCGGCCGCGGAGGACCTCGTGATCGCGCTCTACGAGAAGCTCGGCGAGCGTGGCGCGAACCCCTCGACCACGATGAGCAGCAGCCGCGCCAGGCGGGCGTTCATGCGCGCGAGCGAGCCCGACGACTTCGAGCTTCCGGCCCAGTCGATGGCCGCGGTTGAGGCCGCGGACGTGTTCATCCAGATCCGAGCGGCGACGAACACCCACGAGACGGGCGACGTCGCACCCGAGAAGAACGCCGCCTACGGGGCCGCGATGAAACCCCTCAGCGACGAAGTGATGGACAAGCGCTGGTGTGGCACCCAGTTTCCCACACACGGCAACGCCCAGGACGCCGAGATGAGCTCCGAAGGATACGAGGCGTTCGTCTACGACGCGGTGCTCAAAGACTGGGACGCCCAGCGCGAGCACCAAGAACAGCTAGTCGAGATCCTCGACCCCGCGAGCGAGGTCCACATCGTGAGCGGCGACACCACCGACCTCCGGCTGAGCGTCGACGGCATGGTCACCCAGAACGACTACGGCGAGAACAACCTGCCCGGCGGGGAGGTGTTCACCGCTCCCGTCCCCGACAGCGTGGAGGGCGAGGTGCTGTTCGACAAACCGGTGATGGCACAGGGCCGTGAGGTCAACGGCGTCTCGCTCCGATTCGAGGGCGGCGAGGTGGTCGAGCACAGCGCCGAAAGGAACGAAGACGTGCTCACTGCGATCCTCGACACCGACGAGGGCGCACGCCGCCTCGGCGAGTTGGGGATCGGGATGAACCGCGACATCACGCAGTTCACGTACAACATGCTGTTCGACGAGAAGATGGGGGACACCGTCCACCTCGCGGTCGGGCGAGCCTACGAAGAGACCGTTGGCGAGGACCGTGAGCGAAACGAGAGCGCGATGCACCAGGACATGATCGTGGACATGAGCGAGGACTCCCGGATCGAGGTCGACGGCGAGGTGATTCAGCGCGACGGAACCTTCCGGTTCGAGGACGGCTTCGAAGAGTAG
- a CDS encoding RNA-binding domain-containing protein, whose amino-acid sequence MIYRVDVQITAPVRDTEVTDRVADAVANLFPEANVEREPGEIRAETHSLDHFSELLHRQSILDSARGEFFDGRQGETLSFDLKKQAAFEGVVNFAVGEPSELGEIHVRVRVHEPSVEEYVDHVAPSTEDGTPITDDP is encoded by the coding sequence GTGATCTACCGGGTCGACGTCCAGATCACTGCGCCGGTGCGCGACACCGAGGTCACGGATCGCGTCGCCGACGCGGTGGCGAACCTCTTCCCGGAGGCCAACGTCGAGCGCGAACCGGGAGAGATCCGCGCCGAGACCCACTCGCTCGATCACTTCTCGGAGCTCCTCCACCGCCAGTCGATCCTCGACTCCGCCCGGGGCGAGTTCTTCGACGGCCGTCAGGGCGAAACGCTCTCCTTCGACCTGAAAAAACAGGCCGCGTTCGAGGGCGTGGTCAACTTCGCGGTCGGCGAGCCGAGCGAACTCGGCGAGATCCACGTCCGGGTGCGCGTCCACGAGCCGTCGGTCGAGGAATACGTCGATCACGTCGCGCCGTCGACCGAGGATGGAACCCCGATCACCGACGATCCGTAG
- a CDS encoding iron-sulfur cluster biogenesis protein NfuA produces MSTETQGSDDDLREEISNFLRRNFPQIQMHGGSAAIQDLDRESGEVTVQLGGACSGCGISPMTIQAIKSRMVKEIPEIEQVHANTGMDGGGAGDAGFGGGGMSPSFPGEGGGDDDEGPQAPF; encoded by the coding sequence ATGAGCACGGAAACCCAGGGGAGCGACGACGACCTGCGCGAGGAGATCTCGAACTTCCTGCGCCGGAACTTCCCTCAGATCCAGATGCACGGCGGGAGCGCCGCGATCCAGGACCTCGACCGCGAGTCGGGCGAGGTCACCGTCCAGCTCGGCGGTGCCTGCTCGGGCTGTGGCATCTCGCCGATGACGATCCAGGCGATTAAGAGCCGGATGGTCAAGGAGATCCCCGAGATCGAACAGGTTCACGCCAACACCGGGATGGACGGCGGCGGCGCGGGCGACGCCGGCTTCGGCGGCGGCGGGATGAGCCCCTCCTTCCCCGGCGAGGGCGGCGGTGACGACGACGAAGGGCCGCAGGCCCCGTTCTGA
- a CDS encoding sulfatase-like hydrolase/transferase, with translation MSDRASNRNVLFVVMDTVRKDHLSCYGYDRETTPGLERFAAEAAVFEEAVAPAPWTLPVHASMFTGLYPGDHGATQENPYLEDATTLAESLSPTHASACYSSNAWITPYTHLTDGFSSQDNFFEVMPGEFLSGPLARAWKTMNDSERLRQVADWLVGVGNAIHEHLASGGGADSKTPAVIDRTIEFIDGTDEPYFSFINLMDAHLPYHPPDEHREEFAPGVDSTAVCQNSKEYNAGARDIDDDEWEAIRGLYDAEIHHVDDQLGRLFRWMRANGEWEDTLVIVCADHGELHGEHDLYGHEFGVYDPIVNVPLMVKHPDLDPGRYDEQVELVDCYHTVLDHAGVDGRGVPLDPERSLLGEGFRDEPNAFVEYYRPVVELNQLEGKASDAGIDLPKDSRYYSRMRAARRPAGKYIHNERITDEAYRLDEDPGETENVLGADDPVIEALETALREFETDREAWTDVEDDAVLSGMGDDAKQRLEDLGYIE, from the coding sequence ATGAGCGATCGCGCGTCGAACCGGAACGTCCTGTTCGTCGTCATGGACACAGTCCGAAAGGACCACCTCTCCTGCTATGGCTACGACCGCGAGACGACGCCCGGGCTCGAACGGTTCGCGGCGGAGGCCGCCGTCTTCGAGGAGGCGGTCGCGCCCGCGCCGTGGACCCTCCCCGTCCACGCCTCGATGTTCACGGGGCTGTATCCGGGCGATCACGGCGCGACCCAGGAGAACCCGTATCTCGAGGACGCCACCACGCTCGCCGAGTCGCTCTCCCCGACCCACGCGAGCGCGTGTTACTCCTCGAACGCGTGGATCACCCCCTACACCCACCTCACCGACGGGTTCAGTAGTCAAGACAACTTCTTCGAGGTGATGCCCGGCGAGTTCCTCTCGGGACCGCTCGCGCGGGCGTGGAAGACGATGAACGACAGCGAGCGCCTCCGGCAGGTCGCGGACTGGCTCGTCGGCGTCGGCAACGCGATCCACGAACACCTCGCGAGCGGCGGCGGCGCGGACTCGAAGACGCCCGCGGTGATCGATCGCACCATCGAGTTCATCGACGGGACCGACGAGCCGTACTTTTCGTTCATCAATCTGATGGACGCCCACCTTCCCTACCACCCGCCAGACGAACACCGCGAGGAGTTCGCGCCCGGCGTCGATTCGACTGCTGTGTGCCAGAACTCGAAGGAGTACAACGCCGGCGCACGCGACATCGACGACGACGAGTGGGAGGCGATCCGGGGACTGTACGATGCCGAGATTCACCACGTCGACGACCAGCTCGGCCGGCTGTTCCGCTGGATGCGGGCGAACGGCGAGTGGGAGGACACCCTCGTGATCGTCTGTGCGGACCACGGCGAGCTTCACGGCGAACACGACCTCTACGGCCACGAGTTCGGCGTGTACGACCCGATCGTGAACGTCCCGTTGATGGTCAAACACCCCGATCTCGACCCGGGCCGGTACGACGAGCAGGTCGAACTCGTCGACTGCTATCACACCGTGCTCGATCACGCCGGCGTCGACGGGCGGGGCGTCCCACTCGATCCCGAGCGGTCGCTGCTCGGTGAGGGGTTCCGCGACGAGCCGAACGCGTTCGTGGAGTACTACCGGCCGGTAGTCGAACTCAACCAGCTCGAAGGAAAGGCGAGCGATGCGGGGATCGACCTCCCGAAGGATTCACGATACTACTCCCGCATGCGGGCGGCCCGCCGACCCGCGGGCAAGTACATCCACAACGAGCGGATCACCGACGAGGCCTACCGGCTCGACGAGGACCCCGGCGAGACCGAGAACGTGCTCGGGGCCGACGATCCCGTGATCGAGGCGCTCGAAACCGCCCTCCGTGAGTTCGAGACCGACCGCGAGGCGTGGACCGACGTCGAGGACGACGCGGTGCTCTCGGGGATGGGCGACGACGCGAAACAGCGCCTCGAAGACCTCGGTTACATCGAGTGA
- a CDS encoding AAA family ATPase — MGVIGIVGLPGSGKSEAAAVAREAGVPVVTMGDVIRRECRDRDLDPATHHGAVASALREEGGKGAIAERSLPIVEDALESADTVLVDGIRSDVEATRFETAFGEAFTLVAIEAPFETRAERVDSRGRDTPAAAGGESLEARDERERGFGMDDAIADADLTIANTDSLDVFHERVRALLDGRTDAVEVERGGES; from the coding sequence ATGGGAGTCATCGGTATCGTCGGGCTGCCGGGCAGCGGCAAGAGCGAGGCCGCGGCCGTCGCCCGCGAGGCGGGGGTGCCCGTGGTGACGATGGGCGACGTCATCCGGCGCGAGTGTCGCGATCGCGACCTCGATCCCGCGACACACCACGGCGCGGTGGCGAGCGCGCTCCGCGAGGAGGGGGGGAAGGGAGCGATCGCCGAGCGCTCGCTGCCGATCGTCGAGGACGCGCTCGAATCGGCCGACACCGTGCTGGTCGACGGCATCCGCTCGGACGTCGAGGCAACACGGTTCGAGACGGCGTTCGGCGAAGCGTTCACGCTCGTCGCTATCGAGGCCCCCTTCGAGACCCGGGCCGAGCGCGTCGATTCGCGCGGACGGGACACCCCGGCCGCGGCGGGCGGCGAGAGCCTCGAAGCGCGCGACGAGCGCGAACGCGGGTTCGGGATGGACGACGCGATCGCCGACGCCGATCTCACGATCGCGAACACCGACTCGCTCGACGTGTTCCACGAGCGCGTCCGCGCGCTGCTCGACGGACGGACGGACGCGGTCGAGGTGGAGCGGGGTGGCGAGTCGTGA
- a CDS encoding aminopeptidase, with translation MDPRVSDHADVLVEHCCDVTADDNVLVRAPPAAEDLVVALYERLGERGARPALHWGSARAGRAYARAMDPEEYRTADHTLAEMKATDIVFMIGGSRNTAETSDVAPEMSAARGRAREPILKERLDTQWVITQHPTAGNAQKAEMSTEGYEAFVYRAVNKDWDEQREHQAQLVDLLDPASEVRIVSGDTTDVTMSVDGMDAINDDGEMNMPGGEVFTAPVPDSVDGEVLFDKPLLRSGREIEDAFLRFEDGEVVEHSAEQNEELLTAILDTDEGARRLGELGIGMNRDIDRFTYNMLFDEKMGDTVHMAVGDAIGECVPEDAEKNESAQHVDMIVDMAEDSRIEIDGEVIQRNGTFRFEDGFET, from the coding sequence ATGGATCCGCGCGTCAGCGACCACGCCGACGTCCTCGTCGAACACTGCTGTGATGTGACCGCCGACGACAACGTTCTCGTCCGTGCCCCGCCGGCCGCCGAGGACCTCGTGGTCGCGCTCTACGAACGCCTCGGCGAGCGCGGCGCGCGACCCGCCCTCCACTGGGGCAGCGCACGGGCCGGGCGGGCGTACGCGAGGGCGATGGATCCCGAGGAGTACCGCACCGCCGATCACACGCTCGCCGAGATGAAAGCAACCGATATCGTGTTCATGATCGGCGGGTCGCGAAACACCGCCGAGACCAGCGACGTCGCCCCCGAGATGAGCGCGGCGCGGGGCCGGGCCCGCGAGCCCATCCTGAAGGAGCGCCTCGACACCCAGTGGGTCATCACCCAGCACCCCACCGCGGGCAACGCCCAGAAGGCCGAGATGAGTACTGAAGGATACGAGGCGTTCGTCTACCGTGCGGTGAACAAGGACTGGGACGAACAGCGCGAGCACCAGGCACAGCTCGTCGACCTCCTCGATCCCGCGAGCGAGGTCCGCATCGTGAGCGGCGACACAACCGACGTCACGATGTCGGTCGACGGGATGGACGCCATCAACGACGATGGCGAGATGAACATGCCCGGTGGCGAGGTGTTCACCGCCCCCGTGCCCGACTCGGTCGATGGCGAGGTCCTCTTCGACAAGCCCCTCCTCCGGAGCGGCCGGGAGATCGAGGACGCCTTCCTCCGGTTCGAGGACGGCGAGGTGGTCGAGCACAGCGCCGAGCAAAACGAGGAACTGCTCACCGCGATCCTCGACACGGACGAGGGCGCGCGCCGGCTCGGCGAGCTCGGCATCGGGATGAACCGCGACATCGACCGGTTCACGTACAACATGCTGTTCGACGAGAAGATGGGCGACACCGTTCACATGGCTGTCGGGGACGCCATCGGCGAGTGCGTCCCCGAGGACGCCGAGAAAAACGAGAGCGCCCAGCACGTCGACATGATCGTGGACATGGCCGAAGACTCCCGGATCGAGATCGACGGCGAGGTGATCCAGCGCAACGGTACGTTCCGCTTCGAGGACGGTTTCGAGACGTAG
- a CDS encoding cation:proton antiporter — protein sequence MLAQTVAATEIDLLVVFMIAAGVGIFVAKVGRFPYTIALLIAGFGISVIQTVIGVDLFPFELSHDLILLVLLPPLLFEGAATTEIDSFRANLVPILAMAVPGLVISVLALGFVGQFAFGFSILLSLLFAAMILPTDPVSVLALFKELGAPERLATLVEGESLLNDGVGVVVFTALLALAEESQQSGTPAAELLTPSRIGSTAIDIGISSVGGMVVGLVAGYAVYRVMANLDEHMTEIVLTLILTYGSFLLAEHYFHVSGVIATVVAGLFIGNRGAEYAMSPQTKLSVFNTLETAAFIVNTFIFVAIGATTPVQSLVTYAGPILIAIPLVLLARAIAVYPLTAIANRFVTREVPRNYQHVMLWGGLHGSIPIALVLGLPAEFAQRAQLNAMVFGVAAFSLVVQGLSMAQLLDRLDIVTQSDDKRLYELLTGRERATGAALEAAEELRQHGDIPSNVYEDFTAEYEREQEDLHEAISRLMQDNPELRREELLVGERRLLQREKGAIQDAMRDGVIADDVGDRLLEEVDLKLDRVNDGESTVDEGEEEYEEFWRTQANEFGLDTEPRREGADD from the coding sequence ATGTTGGCACAGACGGTCGCGGCGACCGAGATCGATCTGCTCGTGGTGTTCATGATCGCCGCGGGCGTCGGCATCTTCGTCGCGAAGGTCGGTCGGTTCCCCTATACGATCGCGCTGCTGATCGCCGGGTTCGGGATCTCCGTCATTCAGACCGTCATCGGGGTCGATCTGTTCCCCTTCGAGCTCTCACACGACCTCATTCTCCTGGTGCTCCTCCCGCCGCTACTGTTCGAGGGCGCGGCGACGACCGAGATCGACTCGTTCCGGGCGAACCTCGTTCCGATCCTCGCGATGGCCGTCCCCGGGCTCGTGATATCGGTGCTCGCGCTCGGGTTCGTCGGGCAGTTCGCGTTCGGGTTCTCGATCCTGCTCTCGCTGTTGTTCGCCGCGATGATCCTCCCGACCGACCCGGTAAGCGTGCTCGCGCTGTTCAAGGAGCTCGGGGCGCCCGAACGCCTCGCGACGCTGGTCGAGGGCGAGAGCCTGCTGAACGACGGCGTCGGCGTCGTCGTCTTCACGGCTCTATTGGCGCTCGCCGAGGAGTCCCAGCAGTCCGGCACGCCCGCTGCAGAGCTGCTGACACCATCGCGAATCGGCTCGACGGCGATCGACATCGGGATTTCGAGCGTCGGCGGGATGGTCGTCGGTCTCGTCGCCGGATACGCCGTCTACCGGGTGATGGCGAACCTCGACGAACACATGACCGAGATCGTGCTCACCCTCATTCTCACCTACGGGAGCTTCCTGCTGGCCGAACACTACTTCCACGTCTCGGGTGTAATCGCGACGGTGGTGGCGGGGCTGTTCATCGGCAACCGTGGGGCGGAGTACGCGATGAGTCCCCAGACCAAGCTCTCGGTGTTCAACACGCTCGAGACGGCTGCGTTCATCGTCAACACCTTCATCTTCGTCGCGATCGGTGCGACCACGCCCGTCCAGAGCCTCGTCACCTACGCCGGCCCGATCCTGATCGCGATCCCGCTCGTCCTCCTCGCACGCGCCATCGCGGTCTACCCGCTCACCGCGATCGCCAATCGGTTCGTGACCCGTGAGGTCCCCCGCAACTACCAGCACGTGATGCTCTGGGGCGGGCTCCACGGCTCGATCCCGATCGCGCTCGTGCTCGGTCTCCCGGCGGAGTTCGCCCAACGCGCTCAGCTCAACGCGATGGTGTTCGGGGTCGCCGCGTTCAGTCTCGTGGTCCAGGGGCTCTCGATGGCCCAGCTGCTCGATCGGCTCGACATCGTGACCCAGTCGGACGACAAGCGCCTCTACGAACTCCTCACCGGCCGGGAACGCGCCACCGGCGCCGCGCTCGAGGCCGCCGAAGAGCTCCGCCAGCATGGCGACATCCCGAGCAACGTCTACGAGGATTTCACCGCGGAGTACGAACGCGAGCAGGAGGACCTCCACGAGGCGATCTCCCGGCTCATGCAGGACAACCCCGAGCTCCGGCGCGAGGAGCTGCTGGTCGGCGAGCGCCGGCTGCTCCAGCGCGAGAAGGGGGCGATCCAGGACGCGATGCGCGACGGCGTCATCGCCGACGACGTCGGCGATCGGCTGCTCGAAGAGGTCGATCTCAAGCTCGATCGGGTCAACGACGGCGAGAGCACCGTCGACGAGGGTGAGGAGGAGTACGAGGAGTTCTGGCGCACCCAGGCGAACGAGTTCGGGCTCGACACCGAACCACGACGCGAGGGCGCGGACGACTAA
- a CDS encoding DUF5783 family protein → MTEFSPAKFEDKYEHYFPELQTAYRNAFEAMGERYDSELIHAIDQQILNESEPFYDEADESGEDDGHSEEGFRIELPDDPAERVTGVVVDDEKLEGVLAEYVDTLEAELAAVFGLDEGGPKA, encoded by the coding sequence ATGACCGAGTTCAGCCCCGCGAAGTTCGAGGACAAGTACGAGCACTACTTCCCCGAACTCCAGACGGCCTACCGGAACGCCTTCGAGGCGATGGGCGAGCGCTACGACTCCGAACTGATCCACGCCATCGACCAGCAGATCCTGAACGAGAGCGAACCGTTCTACGACGAAGCCGACGAGAGCGGCGAAGACGACGGACATAGTGAGGAAGGGTTCAGGATCGAACTCCCCGACGATCCTGCCGAGCGCGTCACCGGCGTGGTGGTCGACGACGAGAAACTGGAGGGCGTTCTCGCGGAGTACGTCGACACGCTCGAAGCCGAACTCGCGGCGGTGTTCGGGCTCGACGAGGGCGGACCAAAGGCCTAA